GCGATTCCTTGTCGAGCGGTCCCTCGTCGGGCGGCGTGTCCACGGTGCTGACCGCCGAGGTGTCGAGCAGGTCGCCGTTGCTGAAGATCGGCGCCTTCAGGCGCAGCGCGATCGCGATGCTGTCGGACGGGCGTGCGTCCACCTGCACGACGTCGCCGTTCCGGTAGATGTGCAGCTCGGCGTAGTAGGTGTTGTCCTTCACCGAGGTGATGAGCACGCGGCGCAGCTCGCCGCCGAGCCCGACGATCACCTGCTTCAGCAGGTCGTGCGTCAGCGGGCGGGAGAACTTGACGCCGGCCAGCTCCATCGCGATGGCGCTCGCCTCGCTCGGCCCGATCCAGATCGGGAGCACGCGCTGCCCGTCCTTCTCCTGCAGGACCACCACCGGAGCATTGGTGTTCCGGTCGAGACCGAGATGGGCGACGCGGACCTCGACCAGCCCGCTCCCCGGCGCGTCAGGTGCCAAGATCCCAGGACGCCAGGTAGCGGCGCTGTTCCGCGGTGAGCGTGTCGATCGCGAGCCCCATCCCCGCGAGCTTGAGGCGCGCGATCTCCCGATCGATCTCGGCGGGCACGCGGTGCACGTCCTTCGACAGGTCCTGCACGTGCGTGACGAGGTACTCGGCGCCCAGCGCCTGGTTGGCGAACGACATGTCCATCACGCTCGCCGGGTGGCCCTCGGCCGCCGCCAGGTTGATGAGCCGGCCCTCCGCCAGGACGTGGATCCGCTTCCCGCCCAGCGTCCACTCGTCCACGAACGCGCGGGCCTCGCGCGGGCCCTGCGCCGCCTGCTTCAGCCCCTCGAGGTCGATCTCGACGTTGAAGTGCCCGCTGTTGGCCACCACCGCGCCGTCCTTCATCCGGCGCATGTGCTCGACGCGGATCACGTTGACGTTGCCGGTGAGCGTCACGAACACGTCGCCCACGGGCGCGGCCTCGGCCATCGGCATCACCC
This genomic window from Gemmatimonadales bacterium contains:
- a CDS encoding bifunctional nuclease family protein is translated as MAPDAPGSGLVEVRVAHLGLDRNTNAPVVVLQEKDGQRVLPIWIGPSEASAIAMELAGVKFSRPLTHDLLKQVIVGLGGELRRVLITSVKDNTYYAELHIYRNGDVVQVDARPSDSIAIALRLKAPIFSNGDLLDTSAVSTVDTPPDEGPLDKES